One region of Miscanthus floridulus cultivar M001 chromosome 19, ASM1932011v1, whole genome shotgun sequence genomic DNA includes:
- the LOC136525278 gene encoding uncharacterized protein, with protein MNRFPDGTHVWLRSRVRRGYLHADEDGSGVSLSTDRATLNAAWQVHRIVRQGVAYILLRCAAYGRYLALSASLARDGHRGREAAQSDFSEPQQLNVRWRAVFEPDGSGDVLLFCNLGVGQERYLRANGRHRRWNNGVTADVLGDGSTMMHWTVVQIPLRPAPPALPRPSTDLGVPTGLLWRRTGPMVDRQRTIRYMRAGDEENLLGTETFSFLGRSVFNLTNEVATKVGVDMSTITLCVHAGLHGRLTPLVVDLPRSEDPLDIVVLPNSSPAARGLRHPNVDAPEPAPGI; from the exons ATGAACCGCTTCCCCGACGGGACGCACGTGTGGCTGCGGAGCCGCGTGCGGCGCGGGTACCTCCACGCCGACGAGGACGGGTCCGGCGTCTCCCTCAGCACGGACCGCGCGACGCTGAATGCGGCGTGGCAGGTGCACCGGATCGTGCGCCAGGGCGTCGCCTACATCCTCCTCCGGTGCGCTGCCTACGGCCGCTACCTCGCGCTCTCGGCGTCCCTGGCGAGGGACGGCCACCGCGGCCGCGAAGCCGCCCAGAGCGACTTCAGCGAGCCGCAGCAGCTCAACGTCAGGTGGAGGGCCGTCTTCGAGCCGGATGGCAGCGGCGACGTCCTCCTGTTCTGCAACTTGGGGGTGGGCCAAGAACGCTACCTCCGCGCCAACGGTAGGCACCGCCGCTGGAACAACGGCGTCACCGCCGATGTCCTTGGCGACGGGAGCACGATGATGCACTGGACGGTCGTGCAGATCCCCCTGAGACCAGCGCCGCCTGCCCTTCCAAGACCATCTACG GATCTGGGAGTCCCCACTGGCCTGTTATGGCGGCGCACTGGGCCCATGGTGGACCGGCAGCGAACAATCCGGTACATGCGGGCAGGCGATGAGGAAAACTTACTCGGCACGGAGACATTCAGTTTCTTGGGGCGGTCCGTGTTCAACCTGACGAACGAGGTGGCGACGAAAGTGGGCGTGGACATGTCCACAATCACACTGTGCGTGCACGCTGGCTTGCATGGGCGGCTGACCCCTCTGGTCGTCGACCTGCCTCGCAGCGAAGACCCTTTGGACATCGTCGTCCTCCCCAACAGTTCACCAG CTGCTAGGGGATTGCGGCACCCAAATGTGGATGCACCTGAACCCGCACCCGGCATATAG
- the LOC136525612 gene encoding putative FBD-associated F-box protein At1g50980, whose amino-acid sequence MDSTAEDSRNSKRARLAPPPGDVVDRISGLDDDVLLHILELVPDARDAVRTGALSRRWLGLWTRVPALRFASRSVSMADLERFVSFVNGVLARRSQSDCAIESLAISYAADHEHNSLTNRMLGFLCAWQRVISPPCPVYTDSACKLMLASVDAVQGWIRYAVQYRVKALDVDLSLPLAYRPKHWRDRNRDHGGEKKPAVCLGDLTTSPVRLETMRLALGSAGLRLSTTVKFAWLTVLSLENIEIPAGGVRHLVRLVSSASCPRLQKLSLKKICLDVLDDEMRLEAQVLSELVIEHVQPLVWLKLRTPSLRVLHIENCSYELLTFYG is encoded by the exons ATGGATTCCACGGCGGAAGACTCGCGCAACTCGAAACGAGCGAGGCTAGCCCCACCACCCGGCGACGTCGTCGACCGGATCAGCGGCCTGGACGACGACGTGCTCCTCCATATCCTCGAGCTGGTGCCCGACGCGAGGGACGCGGTGCGCACGGGCGCGCTCTCGCGGCGGTGGCTCGGACTCTGGACACGCGTGCCCGCGCTCCGCTTCGCCTCTCGGTCCGTGTCCATGGCCGACCTGGAGCGGTTCGTCTCCTTCGTGAACGGCGTCCTTGCCCGGCGTAGCCAATCCGACTGCGCCATCGAGAGCCTGGCGATCTCGTATGCCGCGGACCACGAGCACAACAGCCTGACAAACCGGATGCTAGGGTTTCTGTGCGCCTGGCAAAGGGTAATCTCGCCGCCGTGTCCAGTCTACACGGACTCCGCTTGCAAACTGATGCTGGCGTCCGTCGATGCCGTGCAAGGGTGGATCCGGTACGCTGTTCAGTACAGGGTGAAGGCTCTCGACGTCGACCTAAGTCTGCCGTTGGCGTATCGTCCAAAACATTGGAGAGACAGAAACAGAGACCACGGCGGCGAAAAGAAACCAGCAGTGTGTCTTGGCGACCTCACCACTAGCCCTGTAAGGCTGGAAACCATGCGCTTGGCATTAGGCAGCGCAGGGCTCCGGCTCTCCACTACCGTGAAATTCGCATGGCTCACGGTTCTTTCGCTAGAAAATATCGAGATACCAGCTGGCGGTGTTCGCCACCTGGTCCGCCTCGTGTCGTCGGCGAGCTGCCCGCGTTTGCAGAAGCTGTCCTTGAAGAAGATTTGCCTTGATGTTCTCGATGACGAGATGCGGCTTGAAGCCCAGGTGCTCTCGGAGCTGGTGATAGAGCACGTCCAACCTCTGGTGTGGCTGAAACTTAGAACACCTAGCCTAAGGGTTCTCCACATAGAAAACTGCTCCTACGAGCTGCTCA CATTCTACGGCTGA